The Bacteroides acidifaciens genome includes a region encoding these proteins:
- a CDS encoding fimbrillin family protein — protein sequence MKQKLFLAAMAAIAMTSCSNDETLEINTGTRQAIDFRTAMATRAAETTIATLDSFYVTAFNENIIDLPYFKDLKFKKEGSFFVSEDKYYYPGDGTDLTFYAYAPSATGLGTDSIEIDNTNKNLTLKDFSPADSIPDQVDFITANATGNKNNEKESVHLIFEHRLSQIEIQAIQQDNKVYNFEIKGVRIAQAISKGNFDFKNEEWTLPTDITDKTNYKYEFDQAIPMTEQTILMDECGGAMLIPQQLTAWDVVNDKENTSKGAYISLLLRITTKDGALVYPFKEDAEAKGESEENKTYAWAAIPVGTKWEAGKKYVYRLNFANGAGYVDPEEGSNQGEPILDGEVKFDVEVTGWESREFPGDMENGDIPDVENPDENDTEDPFGDE from the coding sequence ATGAAACAGAAATTATTTTTAGCAGCTATGGCAGCAATTGCCATGACATCGTGTTCAAACGACGAAACTTTGGAAATCAACACCGGTACTCGCCAAGCTATTGACTTCCGTACTGCAATGGCGACACGTGCCGCAGAAACAACAATTGCCACCCTCGACAGTTTCTACGTTACAGCGTTTAACGAGAACATAATTGATTTACCGTATTTCAAAGACTTGAAATTCAAAAAAGAAGGAAGTTTTTTTGTATCAGAGGATAAATATTACTATCCTGGTGATGGCACAGATTTGACTTTCTACGCTTATGCTCCTTCTGCAACAGGTTTAGGAACTGACTCCATAGAGATTGACAATACAAACAAAAATCTTACTCTTAAAGATTTTTCACCTGCTGATTCGATTCCTGATCAAGTAGACTTTATTACTGCAAATGCCACAGGCAACAAGAATAACGAAAAAGAAAGTGTACATTTAATTTTCGAACACCGTCTTTCACAGATTGAAATTCAGGCTATACAGCAGGATAACAAAGTCTATAATTTTGAAATAAAAGGAGTACGCATTGCTCAAGCTATTTCAAAAGGTAACTTTGATTTTAAAAATGAAGAATGGACATTGCCAACAGACATAACGGACAAGACAAATTATAAATATGAATTTGACCAAGCAATACCCATGACTGAACAAACTATACTTATGGATGAATGTGGTGGTGCAATGCTGATTCCACAACAACTAACCGCATGGGATGTAGTCAATGATAAAGAAAACACAAGCAAGGGAGCGTATATTTCACTCCTTTTGAGAATCACTACAAAAGATGGTGCTTTGGTATACCCGTTTAAAGAAGACGCTGAAGCTAAAGGTGAAAGTGAAGAAAACAAAACATATGCTTGGGCTGCTATTCCGGTTGGTACAAAGTGGGAAGCGGGGAAAAAATATGTTTATAGATTAAACTTTGCCAATGGAGCTGGTTATGTAGATCCTGAAGAAGGCAGCAATCAAGGAGAACCGATTTTAGATGGAGAAGTTAAGTTTGATGTAGAAGTGACAGGATGGGAATCACGTGAGTTCCCAGGTGATATGGAAAACGGAGATATACCAGATGTAGAAAATCCCGATGAAAACGATACAGAAGACCCATTTGGTGACGAATAA
- the istB gene encoding IS21-like element helper ATPase IstB, with product MTSNNKTSRTVGKNMDRIMELLSKLRFYGMLETYRNDCRTTSSDGMTNDEFLKWLLESEYDYRRNVSIERLIKSANFRYKAYMEKIDYTIKRNLDRNQLERLASLDFIRDGQNVFITGSSGTGKSYIASAIGYEACKNGIKTLYSNASKLMGQLKIAKNKGTIESEMKKIEKCQLLILDDLFLIGLDARERSILMEIIEDRHGLKSIIITSQLPVESWYDAIGDPTVADAILDRIVHTAHKIELTGDSVRKINAKKK from the coding sequence ATGACAAGTAATAATAAAACAAGCAGAACTGTCGGAAAAAATATGGACAGAATAATGGAACTACTCTCCAAGTTACGTTTTTACGGCATGCTTGAAACATATAGAAATGACTGCAGGACCACATCCTCTGATGGTATGACAAACGATGAGTTTCTTAAATGGCTTCTTGAAAGCGAATATGATTACAGACGCAATGTAAGCATTGAGAGACTGATAAAGTCTGCAAACTTCAGATATAAGGCATATATGGAAAAAATAGACTATACCATAAAACGTAACCTTGACCGTAACCAGCTTGAGAGACTTGCATCTCTTGATTTTATAAGAGACGGACAGAATGTTTTCATCACGGGAAGCTCCGGTACAGGTAAAAGCTATATAGCTTCAGCCATAGGATATGAGGCATGTAAGAATGGAATAAAGACTTTGTATTCAAATGCGTCAAAGCTTATGGGACAGCTTAAAATTGCCAAAAACAAGGGCACTATAGAATCTGAGATGAAAAAAATAGAAAAGTGTCAACTGCTGATTCTTGACGATCTGTTTCTTATAGGACTGGATGCCAGGGAAAGGTCAATCCTTATGGAAATAATAGAAGACAGACACGGATTAAAATCAATCATAATAACATCACAACTTCCTGTCGAAAGCTGGTATGATGCAATTGGTGATCCTACAGTAGCTGACGCAATCCTGGACAGAATTGTACATACAGCACACAAGATTGAACTTACCGGGGATTCTGTAAGAAAGATTAATGCTAAAAAGAAATAG
- the tnpB gene encoding IS66 family insertion sequence element accessory protein TnpB, with protein MCSVLVFSSESDKLRSLLSESNHFDSVLFIFDGGRRYKVSASSLGIHSPQDLLLPLGLGLFRSSPFWAYYLYPQGCNFHKGIDGLCGEVIRHTGSCVSEQSCHVFLDRSRSRLHILYRCDDEYRLEYRRLNRGSFFLKKDERKRDFLQISWNRLNELLTVKKYRKTVEK; from the coding sequence ATGTGTTCTGTATTAGTATTTTCTAGCGAAAGTGATAAACTACGTAGTCTTTTGTCCGAGTCTAACCATTTTGATTCGGTTCTTTTCATATTTGATGGTGGTCGTCGTTATAAAGTTTCGGCTTCCAGCCTTGGTATCCATTCCCCTCAGGACCTACTTCTCCCTTTAGGCCTTGGTCTTTTCCGTAGCAGTCCTTTCTGGGCCTATTACCTTTATCCCCAAGGTTGTAATTTCCATAAAGGCATTGACGGTCTTTGTGGCGAGGTCATCCGGCACACGGGCTCTTGCGTGTCAGAGCAGAGTTGCCATGTTTTTCTTGACCGCTCCCGTAGCAGGTTGCATATCCTTTATCGGTGCGACGACGAATACCGTTTGGAATACCGTCGTCTGAATCGCGGCTCTTTTTTCTTGAAAAAGGACGAACGGAAGAGGGATTTTCTTCAAATTTCCTGGAATCGCCTGAATGAGCTGCTTACTGTTAAAAAGTATCGGAAAACAGTTGAAAAGTAA
- a CDS encoding DUF5119 domain-containing protein — MKKTHCFSTPMLYITMAMLSTGCEHKELCYDHPHTTQLQVVFDWAKAPDASPKSMSLYLFPQDGGKALRYEFAGHKGGKIRVPAGQYDALCLNSDTEGIYYRNTDKRTTFEVTTRTTTLLSRLSSLGVPSQNAPRAEGTKNERVALAPDRVWSDHTENIQLKKATDGQSLTFYPEISIHTCTIEIRNAENLKYVSGVSASISTMAGGMLPGIGPNALSEERVTIPFGVSMSADKTTITGGIQSFGHCPSTQNSHKLVIYAVLADGSKWYYTYDVTEQFHTAPDPQHVHILLEKLPIPKPIVNGGGFDPSVDEWEDIEVDIEM, encoded by the coding sequence ATGAAAAAGACACATTGTTTCTCCACTCCAATGCTTTATATCACAATGGCCATGTTGTCGACCGGATGTGAGCACAAAGAATTATGCTACGACCATCCGCACACGACGCAACTACAGGTTGTCTTCGACTGGGCAAAAGCCCCCGATGCGTCTCCCAAATCCATGTCGCTCTACCTGTTTCCACAGGACGGCGGCAAGGCGCTACGTTACGAGTTCGCAGGGCATAAAGGCGGTAAAATCCGAGTACCGGCGGGACAGTACGACGCATTGTGCCTGAACAGCGACACAGAAGGCATCTACTACCGCAACACAGATAAAAGAACAACTTTCGAAGTGACGACGCGCACGACAACACTCCTGTCACGTCTTTCTTCATTGGGTGTGCCCTCTCAAAATGCGCCCCGTGCCGAAGGGACGAAAAACGAACGTGTGGCATTGGCACCGGACCGTGTGTGGAGCGACCATACGGAAAACATACAACTGAAAAAAGCTACCGACGGTCAATCGCTTACGTTTTATCCGGAAATATCGATACACACATGTACCATCGAAATCCGAAATGCTGAAAACTTGAAATATGTATCGGGCGTCAGCGCCTCTATCTCAACCATGGCAGGCGGCATGTTGCCGGGCATAGGACCGAACGCGTTGTCCGAAGAGCGGGTCACAATCCCCTTCGGAGTCTCCATGTCGGCCGACAAGACAACCATAACAGGTGGAATACAGAGCTTCGGCCATTGCCCGTCCACTCAGAACAGCCATAAGTTGGTTATTTACGCTGTGTTGGCGGATGGTAGCAAATGGTACTACACATATGATGTGACCGAACAGTTCCATACAGCTCCGGACCCGCAGCATGTGCATATCCTGTTGGAAAAATTACCAATTCCGAAGCCGATCGTTAATGGCGGTGGTTTCGACCCCTCAGTTGACGAATGGGAGGATATAGAAGTAGACATCGAGATGTAA
- the istA gene encoding IS21 family transposase, translated as MKIRIKHILRCYQSGMSIRGISSSLLVSRNTVKRYIRIYEDMGIELERLLKMDEQHLHELFGTETDKESSGSAEYKYLQERIPDYMKRLKVRGTTRRSLYEEYLKNRPQGYSYCSFCLYIRREREVKIPVGRIDHIAGDQMYVDFAGDKLYLSYEKTGNKVPVEVFAAILPCSQITYYEAVPSQKKEHLIQACENAFHYFGGVPNAIVPDNLKSAVTKPGGVEPVINDDFAAFADHYGCVVFPARVRKPKDKALVENAVRLLYREVYSKMTGLKFNDLEALNIEIMKHTDALNSRKMYNRNYSRRERFLEVEKDRLHTLPATKFISKSRKTATVMRNSYVSLNNHYYSVPKEYIGDTVELLYDGDTVEIYHKFRHITTHRRDDTPFTYSEKPSHKLSGVLHEYRIRMDDIYRKACEIDPVLEEYIKRVAVAKKYPVQAVRSADGILSLVERFGHDRVVLSCQVAMEFGMFGYNELESILVNREDEKYHVQMEGQAPELTPKHRNLRGKDYFNSKNMDKNDK; from the coding sequence ATGAAAATAAGAATCAAGCACATACTGCGGTGTTATCAGTCAGGAATGAGTATCCGCGGTATCAGTTCTTCTCTCCTTGTTTCACGTAATACAGTCAAACGTTATATCCGTATATACGAAGATATGGGTATAGAACTTGAGCGTCTGTTGAAAATGGACGAGCAGCATCTGCATGAGCTTTTCGGTACGGAGACTGACAAAGAATCGTCTGGCTCTGCAGAGTATAAGTATCTTCAAGAACGTATACCTGATTACATGAAACGACTTAAGGTCCGTGGGACAACAAGAAGGTCTTTGTATGAGGAATATCTTAAAAATCGTCCACAAGGTTACAGCTACTGTTCTTTTTGTTTATATATCAGACGAGAAAGGGAAGTAAAGATTCCTGTTGGACGCATAGATCATATAGCCGGTGATCAGATGTATGTGGATTTTGCCGGCGACAAACTTTATCTCTCATACGAAAAAACAGGCAATAAGGTTCCCGTAGAAGTATTTGCCGCTATACTTCCATGCAGCCAGATTACTTATTACGAGGCTGTACCATCACAAAAGAAAGAACACCTTATCCAGGCATGTGAAAATGCTTTCCATTATTTTGGAGGTGTCCCCAATGCCATAGTTCCAGACAACCTGAAATCAGCCGTAACAAAGCCTGGAGGTGTTGAACCTGTAATCAATGACGACTTTGCTGCATTTGCAGACCATTATGGATGTGTTGTCTTCCCGGCAAGAGTACGAAAGCCTAAAGACAAAGCTCTGGTTGAGAATGCTGTAAGACTGCTCTACAGGGAGGTGTATTCAAAGATGACGGGATTGAAATTCAATGATCTTGAAGCCTTGAACATAGAAATAATGAAGCATACGGATGCGTTGAACAGCCGAAAGATGTACAATCGCAACTACAGCCGTCGGGAACGTTTCCTCGAAGTCGAGAAAGACAGGCTGCATACATTGCCGGCAACAAAATTTATATCAAAAAGCCGGAAAACGGCAACTGTCATGAGAAACAGTTATGTATCGCTTAACAATCACTATTACAGTGTTCCTAAAGAGTATATCGGCGATACTGTAGAATTACTGTATGATGGGGACACAGTGGAGATATATCATAAGTTCAGACACATAACGACACATCGCAGGGATGATACACCTTTCACTTATTCAGAAAAACCGTCCCACAAACTTTCGGGAGTGCTACATGAATACAGAATCAGAATGGATGATATATACCGCAAGGCATGTGAAATTGATCCGGTATTGGAAGAGTACATAAAGCGTGTGGCCGTTGCCAAGAAATATCCGGTCCAGGCCGTACGTTCAGCCGATGGTATATTAAGTCTTGTGGAGCGTTTCGGACATGACAGGGTGGTTCTTTCATGCCAGGTGGCAATGGAATTCGGTATGTTCGGGTACAACGAACTTGAAAGTATTCTGGTAAACAGGGAAGATGAGAAGTATCATGTACAGATGGAGGGACAGGCTCCCGAACTTACCCCCAAACACAGAAATCTCAGAGGCAAGGATTATTTTAACTCTAAAAACATGGATAAAAATGACAAGTAA
- the tnpC gene encoding IS66 family transposase: protein MKEPVITLTLEEYEELRKERERLEKEHAELQRKYESSLREYSRQVEEISACTAVIADLRWKLADLTRRLWGKSSEKRHLPEDAGQLSICFESPSDVNDPVAEEQKTAEKSAKSENGYNRFRKSFTKKITPHARKPIAPSLPREEIIIPMPEGLSLEGAAKLGEEVSEQYAVSPARFYVRRIIRPKYRLADGRIITAPMPVMAHPHSNASESVLSHIATAKYYDHLPLYRQLDIFEREGIHLSPSTVSNWMMAAAQRLEPIYNELRELVKDSYYVMADETPHPVLESDRPGALHRGYMWNFYLPRFHTPFFEYHKGRGSSGIDTLLAGQVRVVQSDGFAVYDEFDTLPGKLHLCCWAHVRRKFVEAEGNDPPRARHALEQIGRLYAVEEKIRIGHLEGGAVVRLRREESYPIIKGLEKWCRQEYEHTVEKSPIAKAIFYMYTRFEQLSGYVNDAQFCIDNNPVERSIRPLTLNRKNTLFSGSHEAAHAAAIFFSLMGCCRENKVNPKLWMQDVLIRVQENEREKKNDYADLLPFNWKG, encoded by the coding sequence GTGAAAGAACCGGTCATTACCCTTACTTTGGAAGAGTACGAAGAGCTGCGCAAGGAACGTGAACGCCTTGAAAAGGAACATGCAGAACTTCAGAGAAAATACGAATCCTCTTTGCGGGAGTATTCCCGCCAGGTCGAAGAAATCTCAGCCTGTACAGCCGTCATTGCCGACCTGAGATGGAAATTGGCTGACTTGACACGCCGTTTATGGGGTAAATCCAGTGAAAAACGCCATCTTCCCGAAGATGCTGGCCAGTTGAGCATCTGTTTTGAGTCTCCGTCCGATGTCAATGACCCGGTAGCGGAAGAACAGAAAACAGCTGAGAAATCTGCCAAATCGGAGAATGGCTACAACCGTTTCCGTAAGAGCTTCACCAAAAAGATTACCCCCCACGCCCGTAAGCCCATCGCCCCGTCCCTTCCCCGTGAAGAGATTATCATTCCCATGCCGGAGGGCCTTTCGTTGGAGGGAGCGGCGAAGCTGGGAGAGGAAGTGAGCGAACAATATGCCGTCAGTCCCGCCCGATTCTATGTGAGACGCATCATCCGCCCTAAATACCGGCTCGCCGACGGTCGTATCATAACTGCTCCCATGCCCGTAATGGCACATCCCCACAGCAATGCGTCGGAAAGTGTACTGTCACACATTGCTACCGCCAAATATTACGACCACCTGCCTCTGTACAGACAACTGGACATCTTTGAGCGTGAAGGCATCCATCTGAGTCCTTCCACTGTAAGTAACTGGATGATGGCTGCCGCACAGCGTCTGGAGCCAATCTATAATGAACTTCGTGAACTGGTCAAGGACAGCTATTACGTCATGGCCGATGAGACGCCCCATCCCGTACTTGAAAGCGACCGGCCCGGTGCTCTTCACCGCGGGTATATGTGGAACTTCTATCTGCCCCGGTTCCATACCCCATTCTTTGAATATCACAAGGGACGTGGCAGCAGCGGAATAGACACGCTGCTGGCAGGACAGGTTCGGGTGGTACAGAGTGACGGCTTTGCAGTATATGACGAGTTCGACACACTACCCGGAAAGTTGCACCTGTGCTGCTGGGCACACGTCAGGCGCAAGTTTGTGGAAGCGGAAGGAAATGACCCTCCCAGAGCAAGGCATGCACTTGAACAAATAGGCAGACTGTATGCTGTGGAGGAGAAAATCAGGATAGGACATCTGGAAGGCGGGGCTGTAGTAAGGCTTCGCCGGGAAGAATCGTACCCTATTATCAAAGGACTGGAAAAATGGTGCAGGCAGGAGTATGAACATACGGTTGAGAAATCGCCTATTGCAAAGGCCATATTCTATATGTACACACGTTTTGAACAACTGTCTGGATATGTCAACGATGCACAGTTCTGCATTGACAATAATCCGGTGGAGCGCTCTATAAGGCCATTGACTTTGAACAGAAAAAACACTCTTTTCTCCGGTTCACATGAAGCGGCACATGCAGCGGCAATATTCTTTTCACTGATGGGATGTTGCAGAGAAAATAAGGTGAACCCAAAACTATGGATGCAGGACGTGTTGATTAGGGTACAGGAGAATGAAAGAGAAAAGAAAAACGACTACGCTGATTTACTGCCATTTAATTGGAAAGGATAA
- a CDS encoding substrate-binding domain-containing protein: MENQNYTIKDIARMAGVSAGTVDRVLHNRGDVSPKSKAKVQKVLDEIHYQPNVFAIGLAAKKKYSFICLIPYYIEHDYWHSVVGGIERARQELRPFNVSVDYLCYHHGDEESYREACRAIKDSNVDAVLIAPNFREETLSLTAYLQENKIAYAFVDFNMEEVDALAYIGQDSYKSGYIAAKILMRNYSVGEGQELVLFLSNNKDNPAEIQMQRRLKGFMSYITEEYNNLTIHEVVLNKSNQENNRQTLDEFFQAHPKAVLGVVFNSRVYQLGEYLRHAGRSMKGLIGYDLLKANVDLLKSGDVHYLIGQRPGLQGYCGVKALCDHVVFKKTVDSVKYMPIDILIKENIDFYFEFV, from the coding sequence ATGGAGAACCAGAACTATACCATTAAAGACATAGCCCGCATGGCGGGTGTTTCCGCCGGAACAGTTGACAGGGTGTTGCACAATCGCGGCGACGTGTCTCCCAAAAGCAAAGCTAAAGTACAAAAGGTATTGGATGAAATTCATTATCAACCGAATGTATTTGCTATCGGATTGGCTGCTAAAAAGAAATATTCTTTCATTTGTCTGATTCCTTATTATATAGAACATGATTACTGGCATTCGGTAGTGGGCGGCATTGAACGTGCACGGCAGGAATTGCGTCCTTTCAATGTGAGTGTGGATTATCTATGCTATCATCATGGTGATGAGGAAAGTTATCGAGAGGCTTGCCGTGCTATTAAGGATAGCAATGTGGATGCCGTTTTGATTGCTCCGAATTTCCGGGAAGAAACATTGTCATTGACAGCCTATCTGCAAGAGAATAAGATAGCTTATGCCTTTGTCGATTTTAATATGGAAGAGGTGGATGCGTTGGCATATATCGGGCAAGATTCATACAAAAGTGGATATATTGCGGCTAAAATATTGATGCGTAATTATTCGGTAGGAGAAGGGCAGGAGCTGGTTCTGTTTTTGAGCAATAATAAGGATAATCCAGCTGAAATACAGATGCAGCGCCGTTTGAAAGGTTTCATGAGCTATATAACTGAAGAGTACAATAATCTGACGATTCATGAAGTGGTGCTCAATAAATCCAACCAGGAAAACAATCGGCAGACATTGGATGAATTCTTTCAGGCGCATCCGAAAGCTGTGCTCGGTGTTGTCTTTAATTCCAGAGTCTATCAGTTAGGGGAGTATCTTCGCCATGCAGGACGTAGTATGAAGGGATTGATAGGATATGACCTTCTGAAAGCAAATGTAGATCTTTTGAAATCGGGTGATGTGCATTATCTGATAGGGCAGCGTCCGGGATTGCAAGGATATTGCGGAGTGAAAGCCTTGTGTGACCACGTAGTATTTAAAAAGACAGTCGATTCTGTAAAATATATGCCTATCGACATATTGATTAAAGAGAATATTGATTTCTATTTTGAATTTGTATAA
- a CDS encoding DUF3575 domain-containing protein has protein sequence MSLESTHTAPVPAPRKPFCMVLKTNMLYDALLIPNLGAELHIGRGWSVGCNWMYSWWKNDTRHNYWRIYGGELGIRKYIGRRASKNPLTGHHLGIYSQILTYDFETGGRGYMAGTPGGTLLDKANYAVGLEYGYSLPINRKLNIDFTLGAGYMTGQYHEYLPLDGCNVWQSTKQRRWFGPTKAEISLVWFVGRNSCNGKGDKR, from the coding sequence ATGAGTTTAGAGAGCACACACACAGCTCCGGTGCCGGCACCACGCAAGCCTTTCTGTATGGTTCTGAAAACCAATATGCTCTATGATGCACTTCTTATTCCCAACCTAGGTGCGGAATTGCACATCGGGCGAGGATGGTCTGTCGGCTGCAACTGGATGTACTCATGGTGGAAAAACGACACGCGCCATAATTATTGGCGTATATACGGAGGTGAATTGGGCATCCGTAAATATATTGGTCGTCGTGCAAGCAAAAATCCACTCACCGGGCATCACCTTGGCATCTACAGCCAAATATTGACTTATGATTTCGAAACCGGCGGTCGTGGCTATATGGCAGGAACACCAGGCGGCACACTGTTAGATAAAGCTAATTATGCTGTAGGATTGGAGTACGGTTATTCACTACCTATCAACCGAAAACTTAACATCGACTTTACGCTTGGTGCAGGTTACATGACGGGGCAATATCATGAATACCTGCCTCTTGATGGGTGTAATGTGTGGCAAAGTACCAAACAGCGTCGCTGGTTTGGCCCAACGAAAGCGGAAATATCGTTGGTGTGGTTCGTCGGACGCAATAGTTGCAACGGGAAAGGAGATAAACGATGA
- the uxaC gene encoding glucuronate isomerase, translating to MKNFMDENFLLQTETAQKLYHEHAAKMPIIDYHCHLIPQMVADDYKFKSLTEIWLGGDHYKWRAMRTNGVDERFCTGKDTTDWEKFEKWAETVPYTFRNPLYHWTHLELKTAFGINKILNPQTAREIYDECNEKLAQPEYSARGMMRRYHVETVCTTDDPIDSLEYHIKTRESGFEVKMLPTWRPDKAMAVEVPADFRAYVEKLAEVSGVTITNFDDMIAALRKRHDFFAEQGCRLSDHGIEEFYAEDYTDAEIKAIFNKVYGGTELTKEEILKFKSAMLVIFGEMDWEKGWTQQFHYGAIRNNNTKMFKLLGPDTGFDSIGEFTTAKAMAKFLDRLNTNGKLTKTILYNLNPCANEVIATMLGNFQDGSVAGKIQFGSGWWFLDQKDGMEKQMNALSVLGLLSRFVGMLTDSRSFLSYPRHEYFRRTLCNLVGRDVENGEIPASEMERVNQMIEDISYNNAKNFFKF from the coding sequence ATGAAGAACTTCATGGACGAAAACTTCTTGTTGCAAACAGAAACTGCACAAAAGTTGTATCACGAGCATGCGGCTAAAATGCCGATCATCGACTATCACTGCCACTTAATCCCTCAAATGGTAGCTGACGACTACAAGTTTAAATCACTGACTGAAATCTGGTTAGGCGGAGACCACTATAAATGGCGTGCAATGCGTACCAATGGCGTAGACGAACGTTTCTGCACAGGAAAAGATACCACAGACTGGGAAAAGTTCGAGAAATGGGCGGAAACCGTTCCTTATACATTCCGCAACCCGTTGTATCACTGGACTCACCTTGAACTAAAGACAGCATTCGGCATCAACAAGATCTTGAACCCGCAAACTGCACGTGAAATTTATGACGAATGTAACGAGAAGTTGGCTCAACCTGAATATTCAGCTCGTGGAATGATGCGTCGTTATCACGTAGAAACCGTATGTACTACGGATGATCCTATCGATTCACTAGAATACCATATCAAAACACGCGAAAGCGGATTTGAAGTAAAGATGTTGCCTACTTGGCGTCCTGACAAGGCGATGGCTGTAGAAGTGCCTGCTGATTTCCGTGCTTATGTAGAAAAATTAGCAGAAGTAAGCGGTGTTACTATCACCAACTTCGATGATATGATTGCCGCTTTACGCAAACGCCATGATTTCTTCGCAGAACAGGGATGCCGCCTGTCTGACCATGGCATCGAAGAGTTCTATGCAGAAGATTATACAGATGCAGAAATTAAGGCTATATTTAATAAGGTATATGGCGGTACAGAATTGACTAAAGAAGAAATTCTGAAATTTAAATCTGCAATGCTTGTCATTTTCGGAGAAATGGATTGGGAAAAAGGATGGACTCAGCAGTTCCACTATGGCGCTATCCGCAACAACAACACCAAAATGTTTAAACTGTTAGGCCCTGACACCGGTTTTGATTCTATCGGTGAATTTACAACCGCTAAAGCAATGGCTAAATTCCTCGACCGGCTGAATACGAATGGCAAACTGACCAAAACAATCCTTTACAATCTGAATCCGTGCGCAAACGAAGTTATCGCTACTATGTTAGGTAACTTCCAGGATGGTTCTGTAGCAGGAAAAATCCAATTCGGTTCAGGATGGTGGTTCCTGGATCAGAAAGACGGTATGGAAAAACAGATGAACGCCTTATCCGTTCTCGGTCTTTTAAGCCGCTTTGTAGGTATGTTGACAGACTCGCGCTCATTCCTCTCCTATCCTCGTCATGAATACTTCCGCCGCACATTATGTAATCTTGTAGGGCGTGATGTAGAGAACGGAGAAATCCCGGCATCTGAAATGGAACGTGTCAACCAGATGATTGAAGATATTAGCTACAATAACGCTAAGAACTTCTTCAAGTTCTAA